Proteins from one Deinococcus radiopugnans ATCC 19172 genomic window:
- a CDS encoding DegT/DnrJ/EryC1/StrS family aminotransferase, producing the protein MSQQTVRTLDRTLAPWPVFEPDEIEAVSEVMRSGKVNYWTGTEGREFEKEYAAVLGVPYVVALHNGTQALELALYALGVGAGDEVITTPRTFIASASAAVMRGAVPVIAEVDRDSGNITAETIRAVLTPRTRAIIVVHLAGWPADMDPIMALAREHNLYVIEDCAQAHGAKYHGQHVGTIGHIGCFSFCQDKIMTTGGEGGLLVTHDEDLWRKAWAFKDHGKSFDAVYNKEHPLGFRWLHESFGTNWRMLEVQAAIGRLQLQKLPAWTQQRQRNAAVLAERFSKLPALRVPVVPEGSEHAQYKYYVYVQPERLRAGWNRDRIMAEMVARGAPCYTGTCSEIYLEKAFVDAGLGPKERLPVARELGETSLMFLVHPTLSEADMNAIADIVEEVLFLSTIDF; encoded by the coding sequence ATGAGTCAACAAACCGTTCGCACCCTGGACCGCACCCTGGCTCCCTGGCCCGTCTTCGAACCCGACGAGATCGAAGCCGTCTCCGAAGTAATGCGCTCGGGCAAGGTCAATTATTGGACCGGCACCGAGGGCCGCGAGTTCGAGAAGGAATACGCCGCCGTGCTCGGCGTGCCATACGTAGTGGCCCTGCACAACGGAACGCAGGCACTGGAGCTGGCTCTGTACGCCCTGGGCGTGGGCGCGGGCGATGAGGTCATCACCACGCCGCGCACCTTTATCGCCTCGGCCAGCGCCGCTGTGATGCGCGGGGCGGTGCCTGTGATCGCCGAGGTTGACCGCGACAGCGGCAACATCACCGCCGAGACCATCCGCGCCGTGCTGACCCCGCGCACGCGGGCGATTATCGTGGTGCATTTGGCCGGGTGGCCCGCCGACATGGATCCAATCATGGCGCTAGCCCGCGAACACAACCTGTACGTGATCGAGGACTGCGCCCAGGCGCACGGCGCGAAGTACCACGGCCAGCATGTGGGCACCATTGGGCACATCGGGTGCTTCTCATTCTGCCAGGACAAGATCATGACCACCGGGGGCGAGGGCGGTCTGCTGGTCACGCACGACGAGGATCTGTGGCGTAAGGCCTGGGCTTTCAAGGACCACGGCAAGAGCTTTGACGCCGTGTACAACAAGGAACACCCGCTAGGCTTCCGCTGGCTGCACGAATCCTTTGGCACCAATTGGCGCATGCTGGAAGTGCAGGCCGCGATTGGCCGCCTGCAACTGCAGAAGCTGCCCGCCTGGACGCAGCAGCGCCAGCGCAACGCGGCGGTGCTAGCCGAACGCTTTTCGAAGCTGCCTGCTCTGCGCGTTCCCGTCGTTCCCGAAGGTTCCGAACACGCCCAGTACAAGTATTACGTGTACGTGCAGCCTGAACGTCTGCGCGCGGGCTGGAACCGGGACCGGATTATGGCCGAGATGGTGGCGCGCGGTGCACCGTGCTACACAGGCACCTGCTCCGAGATCTATCTGGAAAAAGCGTTCGTCGATGCCGGATTGGGACCAAAAGAGCGATTGCCCGTGGCCCGTGAGCTAGGCGAGACCTCACTAATGTTTCTGGTTCATCCCACTTTAAGCGAGGCAGATATGAACGCCATAGCGGATATAGTGGAAGAAGTGTTATTTCTTAGCACGATTGACTTTTAA
- a CDS encoding acetyltransferase gives MQDIVVFGTGGFGREVHQIIEDLQKRGDALNFLGFLDGDESLHQTQVHGFPVLGGVEWLRENENVTVGMGVGNPKAKRKIMGQIAELDAKCATLVHPLAWVGNRVDLGEGTIVCAGATITTDIRLDRGVIININCTVGHDTHLHDYVTVAPGTTISGNVVVGEGTDLGTNGAIIQGITVGEWSILGAGAVVSKDLPANVTAVGIPAKVIKERPTGWHQE, from the coding sequence ATGCAAGACATCGTGGTGTTCGGAACGGGCGGCTTTGGGCGGGAAGTCCATCAAATTATCGAAGACCTTCAGAAGCGCGGCGACGCACTAAATTTCCTTGGATTTCTGGACGGCGACGAAAGCCTGCATCAAACCCAAGTCCATGGTTTTCCCGTGCTGGGCGGCGTGGAGTGGCTGCGTGAGAATGAAAATGTGACCGTGGGCATGGGCGTGGGCAATCCGAAAGCCAAGCGCAAGATCATGGGACAAATCGCCGAGCTGGATGCGAAGTGCGCCACGCTGGTTCATCCGTTGGCCTGGGTAGGCAACCGCGTTGACTTGGGCGAAGGCACCATCGTCTGTGCAGGTGCCACGATCACCACTGATATTCGCCTGGACCGCGGCGTCATCATTAACATCAATTGCACGGTGGGTCATGACACCCATCTGCATGATTACGTTACGGTTGCGCCTGGAACAACCATTTCCGGCAATGTCGTTGTGGGCGAAGGAACTGACCTGGGAACCAACGGTGCGATTATTCAAGGCATAACCGTGGGAGAATGGTCAATTCTAGGAGCAGGCGCGGTGGTTAGCAAAGACTTACCAGCAAATGTTACCGCCGTAGGTATCCCCGCTAAGGTCATCAAGGAACGTCCCACAGGCTGGCATCAGGAGTAA
- a CDS encoding sugar transferase → MRILLITQWFDPEPSFKGLLFAQELRRQGHQVEVLTGFPNYPGGKVYPGYRVRPFQREIMDGIPILRVPLYPSHDGSGVKRALNYLSFAAAASIGTLFVSRPDVAYVYHPPATVSLPAMVLQALRRVPFVYDIQDLWPDTLAATGMMENAAVLKGVGGWMNQVYRQAAHITVLSEGFKERLQQRGVPENKLSVIPNWTDEGQIDLAAPDPARARELGFEGRFNVVFAGTMGKAQALDTVLEAAELLQISQPTARFVMIGGGVEVERLQAQTLERQLSNVVFLPRRPPSEIGEILNLADALLVHLKDDPLFSITIPSKTQAYLMVGKPILMGVRGDAAQMVEDAGAGYAFEPQHPQTLADAVERLIGMTASERDHMGVSGQAYYWQKLSLEVGTNEFVRVFAQVATNKHSDRSRRLLDVIAAGGGLLVLGIPLAGLASLVRLKLGSPVLFSQQRPGLHGKPFTMYKFRTMREGIDSHGQPLPDSERLTPLGRFLRASSLDELPELFNVLRGDMSLVGPRPLLMEYLDRYTPQQSRRHEVRPGITGWAQINGRNAISWEEKFRLDVWYVENRSFALDMKILWMTVQKVFKRDGISAAGEATMPKFEGQGEM, encoded by the coding sequence GTGCGGATACTGTTGATTACCCAATGGTTTGACCCAGAGCCGAGCTTCAAGGGCCTACTGTTCGCCCAGGAACTGCGCCGACAGGGCCATCAGGTCGAGGTGCTGACTGGGTTTCCCAACTATCCGGGGGGCAAGGTCTACCCCGGATACCGCGTTCGCCCTTTTCAACGCGAGATCATGGACGGTATTCCTATTCTTCGCGTCCCGCTGTATCCCAGCCATGACGGATCGGGGGTCAAACGCGCATTGAATTATCTGTCTTTCGCAGCGGCAGCCTCGATAGGTACGTTGTTCGTGAGTCGGCCAGATGTAGCTTATGTCTACCATCCGCCTGCCACCGTCAGCCTTCCGGCAATGGTTTTGCAGGCGCTAAGGCGTGTGCCATTTGTCTATGACATTCAGGATTTATGGCCCGACACCCTGGCAGCAACAGGCATGATGGAGAACGCCGCTGTTCTAAAGGGTGTGGGCGGCTGGATGAACCAGGTCTACAGACAGGCGGCGCACATTACAGTGCTTTCGGAAGGTTTTAAGGAACGGCTTCAGCAGCGCGGCGTGCCAGAAAACAAGCTAAGCGTCATTCCGAACTGGACGGACGAGGGCCAGATTGATCTGGCAGCACCAGACCCAGCCCGCGCCCGCGAATTGGGCTTTGAGGGCCGATTCAATGTGGTCTTCGCTGGAACGATGGGCAAGGCGCAGGCGCTGGATACGGTACTGGAAGCTGCCGAACTGTTGCAAATATCTCAGCCAACAGCCCGCTTTGTGATGATCGGCGGCGGTGTAGAAGTCGAAAGGCTCCAAGCGCAGACGCTGGAACGACAACTTTCAAACGTAGTCTTCTTGCCGCGCCGTCCGCCCTCGGAAATCGGCGAGATTCTGAACTTGGCAGACGCCCTGCTGGTTCACTTAAAAGACGACCCTCTGTTCTCCATTACCATTCCTTCCAAAACTCAGGCGTATCTGATGGTCGGCAAACCCATATTGATGGGCGTACGTGGCGACGCAGCCCAGATGGTTGAGGATGCAGGAGCCGGGTACGCCTTTGAGCCACAGCACCCGCAGACGCTGGCCGACGCCGTTGAGCGCCTGATTGGTATGACGGCGTCCGAGCGGGACCACATGGGTGTCAGTGGTCAGGCGTACTACTGGCAAAAGCTGTCGCTAGAAGTCGGGACAAATGAGTTTGTACGGGTTTTCGCCCAGGTGGCGACAAACAAACATTCAGATCGCTCCAGGCGCCTCCTTGACGTGATAGCAGCAGGTGGAGGTCTGCTTGTCCTAGGTATTCCGCTCGCGGGCCTGGCCTCGTTGGTTCGACTCAAACTGGGCTCCCCCGTCTTATTCAGCCAGCAGCGCCCCGGCCTGCACGGGAAGCCCTTCACCATGTACAAGTTCCGCACCATGCGCGAAGGGATAGACAGTCACGGCCAGCCCCTGCCCGACAGCGAACGCCTGACCCCTCTGGGCCGCTTTCTGCGAGCGTCTTCGCTGGATGAATTGCCCGAATTGTTTAACGTATTGCGCGGCGACATGAGCCTGGTGGGGCCACGCCCACTACTAATGGAATATCTGGACCGCTACACGCCCCAGCAATCGCGGCGGCACGAAGTCCGACCCGGCATCACCGGCTGGGCACAGATCAACGGGCGCAACGCTATTTCCTGGGAAGAAAAGTTCAGGCTGGACGTGTGGTATGTGGAGAACCGCAGTTTTGCGCTGGACATGAAAATCTTGTGGATGACGGTACAAAAGGTGTTCAAGCGCGACGGTATCAGCGCAGCAGGCGAGGCCACCATGCCCAAGTTCGAGGGACAAGGAGAGATGTAA